The following proteins are encoded in a genomic region of Bradyrhizobium sp. SK17:
- the purN gene encoding phosphoribosylglycinamide formyltransferase, which yields MKRRTAILISGRGSNMAALIEAAEAQDYPAEIAVVISNRADAPGLEKAAAHGVPTVVIPSKPFGKDRAGFEVVLQKALDDNKVEFICLGGFMRLFTADFARRWYGRMLNIHPSLLPCFPGLDPHGQALRAGVKLSGATVHFVIPETDAGPIVMQGAVTVADDDTAETLAARVIRIEHRIYPEALRLLATGRLQLDGDRCTTKGSAATDRTLIAPAVEGALAPE from the coding sequence ATGAAGCGCCGGACAGCCATTCTGATTTCCGGCCGCGGCTCCAACATGGCCGCGCTGATCGAGGCCGCCGAGGCTCAGGACTATCCGGCCGAGATCGCCGTGGTGATCTCCAACCGCGCCGATGCGCCCGGGCTGGAGAAGGCCGCGGCGCACGGCGTTCCGACTGTCGTGATCCCGAGCAAACCGTTCGGCAAGGATCGCGCCGGGTTTGAGGTGGTGCTGCAGAAGGCGCTCGACGACAACAAGGTCGAATTCATCTGCCTCGGCGGCTTCATGCGGCTGTTCACCGCGGACTTCGCCCGGCGCTGGTACGGGAGGATGCTCAACATCCATCCCTCGCTGCTGCCCTGCTTCCCCGGCCTTGATCCGCACGGCCAGGCCTTGCGGGCGGGGGTCAAGCTGTCCGGAGCGACCGTGCATTTCGTCATCCCGGAGACCGATGCCGGGCCGATCGTGATGCAGGGCGCCGTGACTGTCGCCGACGATGACACGGCCGAGACGCTCGCCGCGCGCGTGATCAGAATCGAGCATCGCATCTATCCGGAAGCGTTGCGGCTTCTGGCGACCGGCCGGCTCCAGCTCGACGGCGACCGCTGCACGACGAAAGGCAGCGCCGCGACCGATCGCACGCTGATCGCGCCGGCGGTTGAAGGAGCGCTTGCGCCGGAGTAG
- a CDS encoding cold-shock protein codes for MPKGTVKWFNPTKGYGFIKPAVGDKDVFVHISAVERAGLSTLNENQTVEYDLVENRGKASAENLKVH; via the coding sequence ATGCCGAAGGGTACCGTCAAATGGTTCAACCCGACAAAGGGTTACGGGTTCATCAAGCCGGCCGTCGGCGACAAGGACGTGTTCGTCCACATCTCGGCGGTCGAGCGCGCGGGGCTCTCGACACTCAACGAGAACCAGACCGTCGAATACGATCTGGTCGAGAACCGCGGCAAGGCGTCGGCAGAGAACCTCAAGGTTCACTGA
- the rnd gene encoding ribonuclease D — translation MDLISTTSDLAAACDRLAQHKVITVDTEFLRETTYYPLLCVVQMASADEAIVVDALAPGIDLKPFFELMSNEAVLKVFHAARQDIEIVWHLSGTIPHPIFDTQVAAMVLGYGDSIAYDQLVDRVTGHRPDKTHRFTDWSRRPLTDEQLHYAVSDVTHLREVFAALDADLKKRDRSDWVSEEMEVLTSPKTYDFHPERAWERLKTRVRKPRELAVLIEVAAWREQEAQGRDVPRSRVLKDDAVGDIATHAPTSLEKLGNLRSLPKGFERSKWGADIIAAVQRGLARDQATLPKLEKPRNNSNGAATVELLKVLLRMTSERHGVASKVIATVDDLEQIAASDQAEVGALHGWRRELFGEAALKLKHGQVALAIDKGRVVRVDRG, via the coding sequence ATGGATCTGATTAGCACGACCTCCGACCTCGCCGCCGCCTGTGATCGGCTCGCCCAACACAAGGTCATCACCGTCGACACCGAGTTCCTGCGGGAGACGACCTATTACCCGCTGCTCTGCGTTGTGCAGATGGCAAGCGCCGATGAGGCCATCGTGGTCGATGCGCTGGCGCCCGGCATCGACCTCAAGCCGTTCTTCGAACTGATGTCGAACGAGGCCGTGCTGAAGGTGTTCCACGCCGCGCGGCAGGACATCGAAATCGTCTGGCATCTGTCCGGCACGATCCCGCATCCGATCTTCGACACTCAGGTCGCCGCGATGGTGCTCGGCTATGGCGACAGCATCGCCTATGACCAGCTTGTCGATCGCGTCACCGGCCACCGCCCCGACAAGACGCATCGCTTCACCGACTGGTCGCGCCGCCCGCTGACCGACGAGCAACTCCACTACGCGGTCTCCGACGTCACCCATCTGCGTGAAGTGTTCGCCGCCCTCGACGCCGATCTGAAGAAGCGCGACCGCAGCGACTGGGTCAGCGAGGAGATGGAGGTGTTGACCTCGCCGAAGACCTACGACTTCCATCCCGAGCGGGCCTGGGAGCGGCTCAAGACCCGCGTGCGCAAGCCGCGCGAGCTCGCGGTCCTGATCGAGGTCGCGGCCTGGCGCGAGCAGGAAGCGCAGGGCCGCGACGTGCCGCGCTCGCGCGTGCTCAAGGATGATGCGGTCGGCGATATCGCCACCCACGCGCCAACCTCGCTGGAGAAGCTCGGCAATCTGCGTTCGCTGCCGAAGGGTTTCGAACGCTCGAAATGGGGCGCCGACATCATCGCCGCGGTGCAGCGCGGGCTGGCCCGCGACCAGGCAACACTGCCCAAGCTGGAAAAGCCGCGCAACAATTCCAACGGCGCGGCGACCGTCGAGCTGCTGAAGGTGCTGCTGCGCATGACCTCGGAACGCCACGGCGTCGCCAGCAAGGTGATCGCGACCGTCGACGATCTCGAGCAGATCGCGGCCAGCGATCAGGCCGAAGTCGGCGCCCTGCATGGCTGGCGGCGTGAATTGTTCGGCGAGGCGGCACTGAAGCTCAAGCACGGCCAGGTCGCGCTCGCGATCGACAAAGGCCGCGTGGTGCGGGTGGACCGGGGTTAG
- a CDS encoding helix-turn-helix domain-containing protein, with protein sequence MDVKPIRALGRGLAVLAALNRHASASALTLARETGLPRATVYRSLKTLIDTGYVMQSRSDDRFTLLLKVRELSDGFEDEQWLGAAAAPVIFDLTHKILWPSDVTTLEGVRMVVRESTHRFAPMSIDRRMVGMRIPLLASSAGLAYLAFTTARERTLLLDLLQTSGELSDRAATEKQLQSVRRRGYAVRQGGRIWPHTGTIAMPIRRDRQVIGCASIIWMTKALTATEGIARCQAPLRDAIRAIEARLRAL encoded by the coding sequence ATGGACGTCAAACCGATCCGCGCGCTCGGGCGGGGCCTCGCCGTCCTCGCCGCGCTGAACCGCCACGCCTCCGCCAGCGCGCTGACGCTGGCGCGCGAAACCGGCCTGCCGCGAGCCACCGTGTATCGCTCGCTGAAAACCCTGATCGACACCGGCTATGTCATGCAGAGCCGCTCCGACGACCGCTTCACGCTGCTCTTGAAGGTGCGCGAACTGTCGGACGGGTTCGAGGACGAGCAATGGCTGGGAGCCGCGGCGGCGCCCGTGATCTTCGATCTCACGCATAAAATCCTTTGGCCGAGCGATGTCACGACGCTCGAGGGCGTGCGCATGGTGGTCCGTGAGTCCACCCACCGCTTCGCGCCGATGTCGATCGATCGGCGCATGGTCGGCATGCGCATTCCACTGCTCGCCAGCTCCGCCGGCCTCGCCTACCTCGCATTCACTACGGCGCGCGAGCGTACGCTGCTGCTCGATCTGCTACAGACATCAGGCGAACTCTCCGATCGCGCCGCCACCGAGAAGCAATTGCAGAGCGTCCGTCGCCGCGGCTACGCCGTACGCCAGGGCGGCCGGATCTGGCCTCACACCGGCACCATCGCGATGCCGATCCGCCGCGACAGGCAGGTGATCGGCTGCGCGTCGATCATCTGGATGACGAAGGCGCTGACCGCGACCGAAGGGATTGCGCGTTGCCAGGCCCCGCTGCGCGACGCCATCCGCGCCATCGAAGCCCGACTGCGCGCATTGTAG
- a CDS encoding bifunctional 3-(3-hydroxy-phenyl)propionate/3-hydroxycinnamic acid hydroxylase encodes MDGPQRANGLYDVAIVGFGPVGATLANLLGLQGLSVIALDREAAPYALPRAVHFDDEVMRVFQTIGLADEILPFTHVSPGMHFIDGDGKLFLDWSRPLQIGQNGWNTSYRFHQPDLERVLRAGARAHASVDLRLRADVFAVDEHGDHVAVRFENLTNGKLDEARARYVVGCDGARSLVRRLIGSGMEDLGFHEHWLVVDAILKRPMPELGDYSVQFCDARRPATYVRSIGDRRRWEIAIMPDDDARRITDPETVWKLLARWITPDDAELERAASYSFHSVIASTWRRQRLLIAGDAAHQTPPFLGQGMCAGIRDVANLAWKLGRVTRGEAGDGLLNSYQTERHPHVRQYIELAVRLGSLINATRSEGREAGAEPRRMATIKPRLGPGLFRHGCAVAGTPVPQPMLSNGRRLDDQVGYRFAALARPGFLDGLDGATHERWRQYGIVLVSDGQGPLKDWLDSVDAHAALVRPDRYIVGLARTPQELSALVDSMNQEDFG; translated from the coding sequence ATGGACGGGCCGCAACGCGCCAACGGACTTTATGACGTCGCGATCGTCGGGTTCGGTCCGGTCGGCGCGACGCTGGCCAATCTGCTGGGGTTGCAGGGGCTCAGCGTGATCGCGCTCGATCGCGAGGCCGCGCCCTATGCCTTGCCGCGCGCCGTGCATTTCGACGACGAGGTGATGCGGGTCTTCCAGACCATCGGTCTGGCGGACGAGATCCTGCCGTTCACGCATGTCTCGCCGGGCATGCATTTCATCGACGGCGACGGCAAGCTGTTCCTCGACTGGTCGCGGCCGTTGCAAATCGGCCAGAACGGATGGAACACGAGCTATCGCTTCCATCAGCCCGATCTCGAACGGGTGCTGCGCGCCGGTGCGCGCGCCCATGCATCGGTCGATCTTCGTTTGCGCGCCGACGTCTTTGCCGTGGACGAACACGGCGATCACGTCGCGGTCCGCTTTGAGAACCTCACCAATGGCAAGCTCGACGAGGCTCGCGCCCGCTATGTCGTCGGCTGCGACGGGGCGCGCTCGCTGGTCCGGCGGCTGATCGGCTCAGGCATGGAAGATCTTGGCTTTCACGAGCACTGGCTGGTGGTCGACGCGATCCTGAAGCGGCCGATGCCGGAGCTCGGCGACTACAGCGTGCAGTTTTGCGACGCTCGACGGCCGGCAACCTATGTCCGCAGCATCGGCGATCGCCGGCGCTGGGAAATCGCCATCATGCCGGATGACGATGCGCGGCGGATCACCGATCCGGAGACTGTCTGGAAGCTGCTGGCGCGCTGGATCACGCCCGATGATGCCGAGCTGGAGCGCGCGGCATCCTACAGCTTTCATTCGGTGATTGCGTCGACCTGGCGCCGGCAGCGTCTCTTGATCGCCGGCGATGCCGCACACCAGACCCCGCCGTTTCTCGGCCAGGGCATGTGCGCCGGCATTCGTGATGTGGCCAACCTCGCCTGGAAACTTGGACGCGTGACCCGCGGCGAAGCGGGCGATGGCCTGTTGAACAGCTACCAGACCGAACGCCATCCCCACGTCCGTCAATATATCGAGCTCGCGGTCCGGCTCGGCAGCCTGATCAACGCGACGCGCAGCGAGGGCCGGGAGGCGGGCGCGGAGCCGCGGCGGATGGCGACCATCAAGCCGCGGCTTGGACCGGGCCTGTTCAGGCATGGCTGCGCTGTGGCGGGCACGCCGGTCCCGCAGCCGATGCTGTCGAACGGACGCCGGCTCGACGATCAGGTTGGCTATCGCTTTGCCGCGCTGGCGCGGCCGGGCTTTCTCGACGGACTGGACGGCGCGACGCATGAGCGTTGGCGCCAGTACGGCATCGTCCTCGTCAGCGACGGCCAGGGGCCGCTGAAGGACTGGCTCGACAGCGTCGACGCGCACGCCGCGCTGGTCCGGCCCGATCGCTACATCGTCGGACTGGCGAGGACCCCGCAGGAATTGTCGGCGCTGGTCGACAGCATGAACCAGGAGGATTTTGGATGA
- a CDS encoding fumarylacetoacetate hydrolase family protein produces MKLASFSTARGPGYGCVVDQGIVVLSAAFGDRAPTLRDLLAGGLLEEAAALAKTSKPDLALSEVSFDPVIPNPDKIICVGLNYRDHVAETGRTVTEKPALFARYAGSQIGHLAPLVKPRVSDEFDYEGELAVIIGKGGRHIAPQAALTHVAGYACYNEGSIRDWQRHTSQFLSGKTFAGTGAFGPWMVTSDEIADPSKLALETRINGQVVQHTTTDLLITDIPHLIAYISTILPLLPGDVIVSGTPGGVGAKRNPPLWMKPGDVAEVEISGIGVLRNPVVAEAV; encoded by the coding sequence ATGAAGCTCGCATCGTTCTCGACTGCTAGGGGACCCGGCTATGGATGCGTGGTCGATCAGGGCATTGTCGTTCTGTCGGCCGCGTTTGGCGATCGCGCGCCGACCTTGCGCGACCTGTTGGCCGGCGGATTGCTGGAGGAGGCCGCGGCGCTTGCAAAGACATCGAAACCTGACCTTGCCCTGAGCGAGGTCAGCTTTGATCCGGTCATTCCCAACCCCGACAAGATCATCTGCGTCGGTCTCAACTACCGTGACCACGTCGCCGAGACCGGCCGCACGGTCACGGAGAAGCCGGCGCTGTTCGCGCGTTACGCCGGCAGCCAGATCGGGCATCTTGCGCCGCTGGTGAAGCCAAGGGTGTCCGACGAGTTCGACTATGAGGGCGAACTCGCCGTCATCATCGGCAAGGGCGGACGGCACATCGCACCGCAGGCCGCGCTGACGCATGTCGCGGGCTATGCCTGCTACAATGAGGGTAGCATTCGCGACTGGCAGCGCCACACCAGCCAGTTCCTCTCCGGCAAGACCTTCGCCGGCACCGGCGCATTCGGGCCGTGGATGGTGACGAGCGACGAGATCGCCGATCCGTCGAAGCTCGCGCTGGAGACGCGGATCAACGGACAAGTGGTGCAGCACACCACGACGGACCTCCTGATCACCGATATCCCGCATCTGATCGCCTACATCTCGACCATCCTGCCGCTGCTGCCGGGCGATGTGATCGTGTCGGGCACGCCGGGCGGCGTCGGCGCCAAGCGTAACCCGCCGCTCTGGATGAAGCCCGGTGACGTCGCCGAGGTCGAGATCTCCGGGATTGGCGTGCTGCGCAATCCGGTGGTGGCAGAGGCGGTGTGA
- a CDS encoding VOC family protein encodes MESNTEINALGYIGIQSQRLEDWTGFATRLLGMQPVDRGGGTRAFRMDDRKQRLVVSDRDGDNAGFFGWEVADAAALERLAARLERHGTAVRRGTRQLADERHVADLISFRDPAGNPLEVFHGPAIADTPFVPARPISGFKTGPLGMGHVVLNVEDVEPLLPFYRDLLGFKVSDYGLTPYKLYFFHVNGRHHSFAMVGSGRRGLHHFMVELYSLDDVGQGYDLAQLDEGRIAFTLGRHTNDFVTSFYATTPSGFFVEYGWGGRVIDPATWQPHETFDGPSFWGHDRLYMEPESRARLREMRLSAAARGVRAPVPDCPWLDAVTGRGTSIQKT; translated from the coding sequence ATGGAGAGCAACACGGAGATCAACGCGCTCGGCTATATCGGCATCCAGTCGCAACGGCTCGAGGACTGGACCGGCTTTGCGACCAGACTGCTCGGCATGCAGCCGGTGGATCGCGGCGGCGGCACGCGGGCGTTCCGGATGGACGACCGCAAGCAGCGGCTGGTGGTGAGCGATCGCGACGGCGACAATGCCGGTTTCTTCGGATGGGAGGTCGCTGACGCGGCTGCGCTGGAGCGGCTGGCGGCGCGGCTGGAGCGGCACGGCACCGCGGTTCGTCGTGGCACCCGTCAGCTCGCGGACGAGCGCCACGTCGCCGATCTCATCAGCTTCCGCGATCCCGCCGGCAATCCGCTCGAGGTGTTCCATGGGCCCGCGATCGCGGACACGCCGTTCGTGCCGGCGCGGCCGATCTCGGGGTTCAAGACCGGGCCGCTAGGCATGGGCCATGTCGTGCTGAATGTCGAGGACGTCGAACCGCTGTTGCCGTTCTATCGCGATCTGCTCGGCTTCAAGGTCAGCGATTACGGGCTGACGCCTTACAAATTGTACTTCTTCCACGTCAATGGCCGTCACCACAGCTTCGCGATGGTCGGCTCCGGCCGGCGCGGGCTGCATCATTTCATGGTCGAGCTCTACAGCCTCGACGATGTCGGGCAAGGCTATGACCTGGCGCAGCTCGACGAAGGACGAATTGCCTTCACGCTCGGCCGGCACACCAACGATTTCGTGACCTCGTTCTACGCCACGACGCCCTCCGGCTTCTTCGTGGAGTATGGCTGGGGCGGCCGCGTCATCGATCCCGCCACCTGGCAGCCGCATGAAACCTTCGACGGCCCAAGCTTCTGGGGCCACGACCGGCTCTACATGGAGCCCGAGAGCCGCGCGCGTCTGCGCGAAATGCGGCTGTCGGCGGCCGCGCGCGGCGTGCGTGCGCCGGTGCCGGACTGTCCGTGGCTCGACGCGGTGACGGGGCGCGGCACATCCATCCAGAAAACATAG
- a CDS encoding ABC transporter substrate-binding protein: MFIAVALSGSASAEIKGDAIRIGVLTDMSGIFATAMGPGSVEAARMAAEDFGGKINGKPIEILQADHQNKADVASAIARRWFDREGVQAIADGGSSGAALAVQELVRENKRVFLVSGAGAVELTEKACAPTSVQWTHDAASTANAVVAGVSKTVQGSWFFITADYAFGHAVEAIARAKLDKLGVKVAGSVKTALNTADFASFLLQAQSSGAKVLALNAAGDNVTIMKQAQEFGFAQQGIAVVPMTFQNVDIVAAGLSVTQGDLIATSFFEDVSPAARKWADAFFARRKAMPSQIQAGVYSAVRHYLQAVKDTDSDDGEVVMARMKATPVADAYTPQGTIRADQRMVHDLYLVQVKTPAESKGPWDLVKLVTAIKPDEAFRSLEESKCPLVGR; this comes from the coding sequence ATGTTCATTGCTGTGGCGCTGTCGGGCAGCGCGTCGGCCGAGATCAAGGGCGATGCGATCCGCATCGGCGTGCTCACCGACATGAGCGGCATCTTCGCAACCGCGATGGGGCCGGGCTCGGTCGAGGCGGCGCGGATGGCGGCGGAGGACTTCGGCGGCAAGATCAACGGCAAGCCGATCGAGATCTTGCAGGCCGACCACCAGAACAAGGCCGACGTGGCGTCGGCGATCGCGCGGCGCTGGTTCGATCGCGAGGGCGTGCAGGCCATTGCCGATGGCGGCAGCTCCGGCGCGGCGCTCGCCGTGCAGGAGTTGGTGCGCGAGAACAAGCGCGTGTTTCTGGTCTCGGGCGCGGGCGCCGTCGAGCTCACCGAAAAGGCCTGCGCGCCGACCAGTGTGCAGTGGACCCACGATGCGGCCTCGACCGCCAACGCGGTCGTCGCCGGCGTGTCGAAGACCGTGCAGGGCTCCTGGTTCTTCATCACCGCGGATTATGCGTTCGGACACGCGGTGGAAGCGATCGCGCGGGCCAAGCTCGACAAGCTCGGGGTCAAGGTCGCCGGCAGCGTCAAGACCGCGCTCAACACCGCCGATTTCGCTTCCTTCCTGCTACAGGCGCAGTCGAGCGGCGCCAAGGTGCTGGCGCTGAACGCCGCGGGCGACAATGTGACGATCATGAAGCAGGCGCAGGAGTTCGGCTTCGCGCAGCAGGGCATCGCAGTGGTGCCGATGACGTTCCAGAACGTCGACATCGTCGCTGCCGGGCTGTCGGTCACGCAGGGCGACCTGATCGCGACCAGCTTCTTCGAGGACGTTTCGCCGGCCGCGCGCAAATGGGCCGACGCGTTCTTCGCCCGTCGCAAGGCGATGCCGTCGCAGATCCAGGCCGGGGTCTATTCGGCCGTCCGGCATTATCTCCAGGCGGTGAAGGACACGGATTCCGACGACGGCGAGGTCGTCATGGCAAGAATGAAGGCGACGCCGGTGGCGGACGCCTATACGCCGCAGGGGACGATCCGCGCCGACCAGCGCATGGTGCACGACCTCTATCTCGTGCAGGTCAAGACGCCGGCGGAATCGAAGGGGCCGTGGGACCTGGTCAAGCTCGTCACCGCGATCAAGCCCGACGAGGCATTTCGCTCGCTCGAGGAGAGCAAGTGCCCGCTGGTCGGGCGTTGA
- a CDS encoding acyltransferase, producing the protein MPNVSKHADPTRVPALDLLRLAAVGAVILYHYGFWGTASHGVQKVALPYLAPVAQYGFLGVPVFFAISGFVIAYSAEGRTPIGFAIARFSRIYPTFVICMTLTFLATLFIGHAWFQVTWGQWLANLFIAAPMLGQPYMDDAYWSLVIEVVFYAWVALLLAWGIFPRRIDTLIVVWIAITFANELTLDIPLFEKLFMADDSGFFAVGLLIYEHYRGRRDSRLYSLLTLAMGTATFQAVHKLERLGVHTHGSFDPRVVTVICIVSLGIVFAATRIKSVPLPDGFVRAIGGITYPLYLLHLQLGYVILLLITPTPDALSTTFVVACMVLLAWFVWRFLEGPAHYRVKEQLTMLASRHGWPSRIGSQISPGNVATPAEAGRLANH; encoded by the coding sequence ATGCCAAATGTTTCCAAACATGCGGATCCGACCCGTGTTCCCGCGCTGGACCTGCTGCGGCTCGCCGCGGTCGGGGCCGTGATCCTGTATCATTACGGCTTCTGGGGCACCGCATCGCACGGCGTGCAGAAAGTGGCGTTGCCGTATCTCGCGCCGGTCGCCCAATATGGCTTCCTCGGCGTCCCCGTGTTCTTCGCGATCTCCGGCTTCGTCATCGCCTATTCGGCCGAGGGCCGCACGCCGATCGGCTTCGCCATCGCCCGGTTCAGCCGGATCTATCCGACCTTCGTCATCTGCATGACGCTGACCTTCCTCGCCACGCTCTTCATAGGCCACGCCTGGTTTCAGGTGACGTGGGGACAATGGCTGGCGAATCTGTTCATCGCGGCGCCAATGCTCGGTCAGCCTTACATGGACGACGCCTACTGGTCGCTGGTGATCGAAGTCGTGTTCTACGCCTGGGTCGCGCTGTTGCTGGCCTGGGGCATCTTCCCGCGGCGGATCGACACTCTCATCGTGGTGTGGATCGCGATCACCTTCGCCAACGAGTTGACACTCGACATTCCGCTGTTCGAGAAATTGTTCATGGCCGATGACAGCGGCTTCTTCGCGGTCGGCTTGCTGATCTATGAACATTACCGCGGACGGCGCGACAGCAGGCTGTACAGCCTTCTGACGCTGGCGATGGGCACGGCGACGTTCCAGGCCGTGCACAAGCTGGAGCGGCTCGGCGTCCACACCCATGGCAGTTTCGATCCGCGCGTCGTGACAGTGATCTGCATCGTCTCGCTCGGCATCGTGTTCGCCGCCACCCGCATCAAATCGGTGCCGCTGCCGGACGGCTTTGTGAGGGCCATCGGCGGCATCACCTATCCGCTCTATTTGCTGCATCTACAGCTCGGCTACGTGATCCTGCTGCTGATCACGCCAACGCCGGACGCGCTTTCGACCACGTTCGTCGTGGCGTGCATGGTGCTGCTGGCGTGGTTCGTCTGGCGCTTCCTCGAGGGCCCCGCGCATTATCGCGTCAAGGAACAGCTCACGATGCTGGCCTCGCGACACGGTTGGCCCTCGCGCATCGGTTCGCAGATCAGTCCGGGCAACGTCGCCACGCCGGCCGAGGCCGGGCGGCTCGCCAATCACTGA
- the chrA gene encoding chromate efflux transporter produces MNDTDVQHSDTAPSTAHSPLEVLLIFLKLGVSCFGGPIAHIGYFRDEFVTRRRWLDEQAYADLVALCQFLPGPASSQVGFSLGLMRAGYLGALAAWTGFTLPSAIALVLFAYGAGGLSGLAGAGLVHGLKLVAVAIVAQAVWGMARSLCPDRERASIATVAALIILASSSSIAQIGAIMLGAVAGLWLCRAQPSSGTTHIAMPVSRRVGIAALILFLALLIGLPLLARIWSGLGVFEAFYRSGALVFGGGHVVLPLLREAVVAPGWIGDDAFLTGYGAAQAVPGPLFTFAAYLGAVIGGVPGAIVGLLGIFLPGLLVLLAALPFWDQFRKRPAAQAMMRGVNAAVVGILGAALYDPVWTTSLHRPLDFGIALAGFVLLTAWRAPPLLVVILSTAAGIATGLLQS; encoded by the coding sequence TTGAACGACACCGACGTCCAGCACTCCGACACGGCGCCCTCCACTGCACATTCGCCACTTGAGGTGCTGCTGATTTTCCTCAAGCTCGGCGTCAGCTGCTTTGGCGGCCCGATCGCCCATATCGGCTATTTCCGCGACGAGTTCGTCACCCGCAGGCGCTGGCTCGACGAGCAGGCCTATGCCGATCTGGTCGCGCTCTGCCAATTCCTGCCCGGCCCGGCGAGCAGCCAGGTCGGCTTCTCGCTCGGCCTGATGCGTGCCGGCTACCTCGGCGCGCTGGCGGCCTGGACCGGCTTCACGCTGCCCTCGGCGATCGCGCTGGTGCTGTTTGCCTATGGCGCCGGCGGCTTGAGCGGCCTGGCCGGCGCGGGCCTGGTGCACGGCCTGAAGCTCGTCGCGGTGGCGATCGTGGCGCAGGCGGTCTGGGGCATGGCGCGCTCGCTCTGCCCCGACCGTGAACGCGCGTCGATCGCGACGGTCGCAGCGCTGATCATCCTCGCCAGTTCGTCGTCGATCGCGCAGATCGGCGCCATCATGCTCGGTGCCGTCGCCGGACTGTGGCTGTGCCGGGCGCAGCCGTCCAGCGGCACCACCCATATCGCGATGCCGGTGTCGCGCCGCGTCGGCATCGCCGCACTGATCCTGTTCCTGGCACTGCTGATCGGGCTGCCGCTGCTCGCCCGGATATGGTCAGGCCTCGGCGTGTTCGAGGCCTTCTATCGCTCCGGCGCGCTGGTGTTCGGCGGCGGCCATGTCGTGCTGCCGCTGCTACGCGAAGCGGTGGTGGCGCCGGGCTGGATCGGCGACGATGCTTTCCTGACCGGCTATGGCGCCGCCCAGGCCGTGCCGGGCCCGCTGTTCACCTTCGCGGCCTATCTCGGCGCCGTGATCGGCGGGGTGCCGGGCGCAATCGTCGGCCTGCTCGGCATCTTCCTGCCGGGACTGCTCGTCCTGCTGGCGGCGCTGCCGTTCTGGGATCAATTCCGCAAGCGGCCGGCCGCGCAGGCGATGATGCGCGGCGTCAATGCCGCCGTGGTCGGCATCCTCGGTGCCGCGCTCTACGATCCGGTGTGGACGACCAGCCTGCACCGTCCGCTCGACTTCGGCATCGCGCTGGCGGGCTTCGTCCTGCTCACGGCCTGGCGCGCACCGCCGCTATTGGTGGTGATCCTCAGCACGGCCGCCGGGATCGCCACCGGGCTCCTGCAATCGTGA
- a CDS encoding AEC family transporter: MLATLAAVLPIFSLIFAGWLARRIGVVGPAASSELNRFVVYLALPALLFDVIAHAKWSDVWQPCFIAAFGIGAALVFCLTIVVALLRRRHLVDAAIDGLNAGYGNTGFVGFPLAVAALGREALAPTLVATIMTVCVLFAIAIVLIETGLQTERRGRHVVVKVGRSLLANPLLVAPVLGAIIPLAGLGIPGPAENFLKLLGGAASPCALVALGLFLATKREAAEQDIGSAALLVGCKLVLQPAITWVMATTVFGLSPLLTHTAVLLAALPTGTGPFMLAEFYRREANMTSNVILASTVVSVVTLSGYLAMAR; encoded by the coding sequence ATGCTCGCGACCCTCGCCGCCGTTCTTCCGATCTTCTCCCTCATCTTCGCCGGATGGCTGGCGCGCCGGATCGGCGTGGTCGGCCCGGCCGCATCGAGCGAACTGAACCGCTTCGTCGTCTACCTGGCTCTGCCCGCGCTGCTGTTCGACGTCATCGCGCACGCCAAATGGAGCGATGTCTGGCAACCCTGCTTCATCGCGGCGTTCGGCATCGGCGCCGCGCTGGTGTTTTGCCTGACCATCGTCGTTGCCCTGCTCCGTCGCCGGCATCTGGTCGATGCGGCGATCGATGGCCTCAACGCCGGCTATGGCAATACCGGCTTCGTCGGCTTCCCGCTCGCCGTCGCAGCACTCGGCCGCGAGGCGTTGGCGCCGACGCTCGTCGCCACCATCATGACGGTGTGCGTCCTGTTCGCGATCGCCATCGTGCTGATCGAGACCGGCCTGCAAACCGAGCGGCGCGGCAGGCACGTCGTCGTCAAGGTCGGCCGTTCGCTGCTCGCCAATCCCCTGCTGGTCGCACCCGTGCTCGGCGCGATCATTCCGCTCGCTGGCCTCGGCATTCCCGGCCCGGCCGAGAATTTCCTGAAGCTCCTGGGCGGCGCGGCCTCGCCCTGCGCGCTGGTCGCGCTCGGCCTGTTCCTCGCCACCAAGCGGGAGGCCGCCGAGCAGGACATCGGATCGGCGGCGCTGCTGGTCGGCTGCAAGCTCGTGCTGCAACCGGCGATCACCTGGGTGATGGCGACCACCGTGTTCGGCCTCTCCCCCCTGCTGACGCATACGGCGGTGCTGCTCGCCGCACTGCCGACCGGCACCGGCCCGTTCATGCTGGCCGAGTTCTACCGGCGCGAGGCCAACATGACGTCGAACGTCATCCTCGCCTCCACGGTCGTGTCAGTCGTGACCCTCAGCGGGTATCTCGCAATGGCCAGATAA